Proteins from a genomic interval of Schistocerca piceifrons isolate TAMUIC-IGC-003096 chromosome 3, iqSchPice1.1, whole genome shotgun sequence:
- the LOC124788946 gene encoding general transcription factor II-I repeat domain-containing protein 2B-like — MEEEQMRFVGLVRKQATAYGRIIVQHPLHFAPRSTLCKGSKTGARHASGYLRSHRLTHRQFHTYLAEIGEEYSDIPYQSEIRWLSRGNVLKRFFEMRIRINQFLKDKGRYDHKLEDPECVADLAFLVYITRHMNALNTSLVGENQLICEKAQAFTCKLELWERQLTPENAVHFPALSTVREQNCKEYVSVLSAINLR, encoded by the coding sequence ATGGAAGAGGAACAAATGAGATTTGTTGGGTTAGTAAGAAAACAAGCTACGGCGTACGgaagaatcattgtacagcatccactgcattttgcaccaagaagtactCTGTGCAAAGGCAGCAAAACTGGAGCacgtcatgcaagtggttatttgAGATCCCACAGGCTTACACAtagacagtttcacacatatttagctgaaattGGGGAAGAATACAGTGACATACCATACCAAAGTGAAATCCGCTGGCTTAGCCGCGGTAATgtactcaaaagattttttgagATGAGAAtacgaataaatcagtttttaaaggacaaaggaagATACGACCAcaagttagaagatccagagtgCGTTGCCGACCTTGCATTTTTAGTTTACATTACCAGACACATGAATGCATTGAACACAAGTTTGGTAGGAGAAAATCAGCTGATTTGTGAAAAGGCGCAAGCTTTCACTTGCAAGCTTGAGCTGTGGGAACGACAGCTCACGCCAGAGAACGCAGTGCATTTCCCTGCTCTGTCTACTGTAcgagaacagaattgcaaagaatatgtttccgtacttagtgcaataaatcttcgttga